Proteins encoded within one genomic window of Gigantopelta aegis isolate Gae_Host chromosome 2, Gae_host_genome, whole genome shotgun sequence:
- the LOC121376942 gene encoding LOW QUALITY PROTEIN: anaphase-promoting complex subunit 11-like (The sequence of the model RefSeq protein was modified relative to this genomic sequence to represent the inferred CDS: deleted 1 base in 1 codon; substituted 1 base at 1 genomic stop codon), whose product MKVKIKSWTAVATWRWLANDENCGICRMTFDGCCPDCKLPGDDCPLVWGQCSHCFHIHLLXSGSTLSKYSNSVPCVGRNGSSRNEVTRLWLAFVRTGKESGQIDSRFTQTGQDFVDL is encoded by the exons Atgaaagtaaaaattaaa AGCTGGACCGCTGTTGCTACCTGGCGATGGCTTGCTAATGACGAGAACTGCGGGATTTGTAGAATGACGTTTGATGGCTGCTGTCCTGACTGCAAGCTCCCCGGAGACGACTGTCCACTAG TATGGGGTCAGTGTTCACACTGTTTTCACATCCACT TATTGTGAAGTGGCTCAACTCTCAGCAAGTACAGCAACTCTGTCCCATGTGTCGGCAGGAATGGAAGTTCAAGGAATGAAGTCACTCGTTTGTGGCTTGCTTTTGTTCGTACGGGAAAGGAAAGCGGACAGATTGATAGTAGATTTACACAAACAGGCCAAGATTTCGTGGATTTATAG